The following proteins are encoded in a genomic region of Candidatus Methylospira mobilis:
- a CDS encoding acyl-CoA dehydrogenase family protein, with protein sequence MSAENPAKPDLPAAPFSGSYREADLLSRFHAAASSGILRHALPEAYGGYGDGFGKLCEIHRQLGTASRDTGLVLAINAHLWGAVFPILHHGNTAQRERLLPQLIHGELLAGHAITEPDCGSDVQAMTCRADPVADGFLLSGSKSYITNIPMADWLVVYAKLNGQITAFLVSSNDPGCRSSGVGALQTCRGSSTGNLTLDACPIGKDRLLGKPGSGAMIMQRALELERAFVFAGISGIMDWQLQQTVAYSRTRRSGDVHLGKHQAIAHRLAEMKLRLDTVDLWLRECARLCDAGQRLTLAAAQTKLYAAEAFLQSSLDAVQIMGASGLIAENGLAGLVQDALGGRLFSGSSEIQKNIIAALLGSGDGYRRKM encoded by the coding sequence ATGAGCGCTGAAAACCCTGCCAAGCCCGATCTGCCGGCCGCTCCTTTCAGCGGCTCATACCGCGAAGCGGATTTACTGTCCCGCTTCCACGCCGCGGCTTCCAGCGGAATTTTACGCCACGCCCTGCCGGAAGCTTACGGCGGGTACGGCGACGGTTTCGGCAAACTCTGCGAAATTCACCGCCAACTCGGGACGGCCAGTCGCGACACCGGCTTGGTTTTGGCAATCAACGCGCATCTTTGGGGCGCGGTCTTCCCCATACTCCACCACGGTAACACAGCGCAGCGCGAACGCTTATTGCCGCAACTGATCCATGGTGAACTGCTGGCCGGACACGCCATTACAGAACCGGACTGCGGTTCCGACGTGCAGGCAATGACCTGCCGCGCCGATCCGGTCGCGGATGGGTTTCTGCTAAGCGGCAGCAAGTCCTATATCACCAACATTCCGATGGCGGACTGGCTGGTGGTATACGCAAAACTGAACGGCCAAATAACGGCATTCCTGGTTTCCAGCAACGACCCTGGATGCCGCAGCTCCGGTGTAGGCGCTTTGCAAACCTGCCGCGGCAGCAGCACAGGCAACCTGACACTGGACGCCTGCCCGATCGGCAAGGACCGCCTTCTGGGAAAACCCGGCTCCGGCGCCATGATCATGCAGAGGGCGCTGGAACTCGAACGCGCTTTCGTGTTCGCCGGAATCTCCGGCATCATGGACTGGCAACTACAGCAAACTGTGGCATACAGCCGCACGCGCCGCTCCGGCGACGTTCACCTTGGCAAACATCAGGCCATTGCCCATCGGCTGGCGGAAATGAAATTACGGCTTGATACGGTGGATTTGTGGCTGCGCGAATGCGCACGCCTATGCGATGCCGGACAACGCCTGACCCTCGCCGCAGCCCAGACCAAACTGTACGCCGCCGAAGCATTTTTGCAATCCAGCCTTGATGCCGTGCAGATTATGGGCGCTTCGGGGTTGATCGCAGAAAACGGGCTGGCCGGCCTGGTGCAGGATGCACTCGGCGGACGATTGTTTTCCGGCAGCTCGGAAATCCAGAAAAACATCATAGCCGCGCTTTTGGGCAGCGGCGATGGCTACCGGCGGAAGATGTGA